A genomic region of Papaver somniferum cultivar HN1 chromosome 7, ASM357369v1, whole genome shotgun sequence contains the following coding sequences:
- the LOC113298237 gene encoding CRM-domain containing factor CFM3, chloroplastic/mitochondrial-like produces MWAVSKTLRNVCPRLLANIVVESSSRLNTTTDHFLSPTKFSSCFNGDRTMSTSSRGRGMRSKVESLMRRDVGKTQREIRRARNLRKKLMTEEERLIWNLRRAKKKVALLQQRLKKYELPELPPPRHDPELLTPEQLQAYKKIGFRNRNYVPVGVRGVFGGVVQNMHLHWKFHETVQVCCDNFPKERIKEMATMLARLSGGIVINVHDVKTIIMFRGRNYRQPKMLIPVNTLTKRKALFKARFEQALESQKLNIKKIEQQLRRKGVNHEDPVAMASIQRVASTFFSAIDEKQGTPYVFHGDKQPVAKHDNREDDHPFAEKQEQKQLDKFIADIEEAAEQEWEAEEAAEKEHTFRMKYLNREKSEGRIRRMSGGDSEDESEGCGRRDWDDSDLSSSSRPRTRGTRKWDSDEDDNNVGSSGDDEWDHNDLHSGEDSSTEAVEEFKGSRTLNRKQNVNYTTDSREAYKRSDGLKPRGKVSESEGNLGDSEEESWDSGRAKQDMSYRAENKEAHKKLSGIRPRGGVSKEGSESEDILGDMEDAPWELDSDEEDNSTVAEQAGYEYLYSGGDEDYDSTKYQLGQTNVKPKTKAPNQVDETWDSD; encoded by the exons ATGTGGGCAGTATCTAAAACCCTAAGAAATGTTTGTCCAAGATTACTGGCAAATATTGTGGTTGAATCATCATCTAGGTTAAATACCACCACAGATCATTTCTTATCTCCAACAAAGTTTTCTTCTTGTTTTAATGGAGATCGAACGATGTCAACATCATCAAGAGGGCGTGGGATGAGGAGTAAAGTTGAAAGTTTGATGAGGAGAGATGTAGGAAAAACACAGAGGGAGATTCGTCGTGCGCGGAATTTACGAAAGAAATTAATGACTGAAGAGGAAAGACTCATTTGGAACCTTCGTAGA GCTAAAAAGAAAGTGGCACTGCTCCAACAAAGACTCAAGAAGTATGAGTTACCAGAGCTACCACCTCCCAGACATGACCCAGAACTGTTGACACCAGAGCAGCTTCAGGCATATAAGAAAATTGGTTTTAGAAATAGAAATTATGTACCAGTTGGTGTACGTGGAGTATTTGGAGGTGTTGTTCAAAATATGCATCTCCACTGGAAATTTCACGAGACCGTGCAAGTTTGTTGTGATAACTTCCCAAAGGAAAGAATCAAAGAGATGGCAACTATGCTTGCAAGATTGAGTGGTGGTATTGTTATTAATGTACACGATGTCAAAACAATTATCATGTTCCGTGGAAGAAATTATCGGCAGCCAAAAATGTTGATACCTGTCAACACTCTTACCAAAAGAAAG GCATTGTTTAAGGCAAGATTTGAGCAAGCGCTTGAGTCTCAAAAGCTAAACATAAAGAAGATTGAACAGCAATTACGGCGTAAAGGTGTAAATCATGAGGACCCAGTTGCCATGGCCAGCATTCAGAGGGTAGCTTCAACATTCTTTAGTGCAATTGACGAGAAGCAAGGAACCCCTTATGTCTTCCATGGGGACAAACAACCGGTAGCCAAGCATGATAACAGGGAAGATGATCACCCATTTGCTGAGAAACAGGAACAAAAGCAGCTCGACAAATTTATAGCAGATATTGAGGAGGCTGCAGAACAAGAATGGGAAGCCGAGGAGGCTGCAGAAAAAGAACATACTTTTAGGATGAAATATTTGAATAGAGAAAAGTCAGAGGGGAGGATCAGAAGAATGAGTGGGGGAGATTCAGAAGATGAGAGTGAAGGATGTGGAAGAAGGGATTGGGACGACAGTGATCTTAGTAGTAGTAGTAGGCCTAGGACTCGTGGTACACGTAAATGGGATAGTGACGAAGATGATAACAATGTTGGGTCGTCGGGAGATGatgaatgggatcataatgatcTCCACAGTGGTGAAGATAGTTCTACCGAGGCCGTTGAAGAGTTCAAGGGATCAAGGACtttaaacaggaaacaaaacgtGAATTACACAACTGACAGCAGGGAAGCCTATAAAAGATCTGATGGGTTAAAACCAAGAGGAAAAGTATCTGAATCAGAGGGTAATTTAGGTGATTCGGAGGAGGAATCTTGGGATTCAGGAAGAGCGAAACAAGATATGAGTTACAGAGCTGAGAACAAGGAAGCTCACAAGAAACTTAGTGGGATAAGACCAAGAGGAGGGGTATCAAAAGAAGGCTCTGAATCAGAGGATATCTTAGGCGATATGGAAGATGCACCATGGGAGTTAGATAGCGATGAAGAAGACAATTCAACTGTGGCTGAGCAAGCTGGTTATGAATACTTGTACAGTGGTGGCGATGAGGATTATGACTCTACGAAATATCAATTAGGTCAAACAAATGTTAAACCAAAAACCAAGGCACCTAATCAAGTTGATGAGACTTGGGACAGTGATTAA